The Crassaminicella indica genomic interval TTATTATAACATTAATACATAATTTTTTCACAAATCATAAATTAAAATATAATCCAAAAAATTTTTTGAAATAAGATTTGACAACTGTATGAAAAATATATATATTAAAATTGTAAAATATCCATCATAGAATCTTTTGATAGATTTTGGGCTTGCCCCCCATAAAAGGTGAATACGGAGCTATCTCCGTAGACAAGGGTGATAACACGAATAAAACTTCGTCCCTTAGATAATTTGTTTCAATTTATCTAAGGGGCGTTTTTTAAAAATTAGCAATCCCCTTATTTATAATATGTTATTTTTTCCATATAATATGGTTAAATACATTACAAACAACATAATCATAAAGACTTGTGGTAATAAGTCAAGATGAAAACAGATAATTTTTTACTAAATTTATGAAAATATTTCTTAAAAAAGGCATCACTTAATAAACCTAAGGAAAATTAGGCATAAAACGAAAGGATTACGCATCGAATAGTATTCGATATTATACACTCCTTTCAGGTGCATAAAGTTGGTGATTGCGTAGCAGCACATCCACCATGCGCACCAATTTTCTTGCGGTAAGGACGAGGGCTCTTTTATGTTGATGTTTGGGAACTTCATGATACTTTTTGAGATAGTATTCTCTATAAACGGGTTCATTTCGCATAACTGAATTGGCAGCTTCAATCAAGTAATAACGAAGGTAATGATTCCCCGTTTTGGTCATAGTCGTTCTTTCAGCTTCAAAATTGCCGGATTGTTTTCGTTTCCAGTAAAGACCTGCATACTTGGCAATCTTCGCTTCATTTTCAAATCGTTCAATTTGACCGATTTCGGCGATGATACCAGCAGCATAAACTGGTCCAATACCAGGAATACTGAGCAATGATTTAGATTCGGGCAGAACTTCAAACAGTGCCTGAATAGCTTTATCAAGTTCTTTGATTTGCTTTTTTATAGTTTTGATCATCATAGCGTATGAAGCTAAGACAACATCGACTGAATTCTTCATGACTTTTCCTAGTCGATAAGAGTCTCTAATGGCTTTGGAAAGTGACTTTGCAAGCTTTTGAGGATTGCTAAAGCGACCGCGACCTTTTTGTTGTAAAACAGTTGCCAAATCTTCCAAGGACATATTGGCAATGTCTTCAAGAGACATAGAGTCTGTTAGTAAGTCCATCATAGTTGAACCAAAGACAGATGTATCGATTTCTTTAGTGAGGGTATTACATTTGTAATAAAGATTTTCTAAAAAATGTTGCTTCATTTCAGTCAGTTGACCAATGAGCTGGTAACGTGATCTAGTTAATCTTTGCAAAGCCATATATTGTTCTTCTTTAATCAAAGAAATATTGAAACGATCAAAACGAAGAAAGTCTGCAATACGGTAAGCATCTATTTTATCGGTTTTGTCTTCTTCAAAGAGTCCTTTAAAGCGATGAATGGTCTTTGGATTCATGACAACAACTTCGATTCCTAAGGACTTTAATTCAGCATCTTCTGCTAGGAAAGCTGAAGGATGAAAACTGTAAACAGAAGTGGCTTCCATACCAACAATGATGCGCTTATATTGGATATGCTCAGTAAATCTTATAATATGCTCTTTGATTTTACTAGCACCAATGATATTATTTGGTAGTGAAATCTCAAGCAGAATTTGATCTTCACTATCAAGAAAACAAATGTCAAGTTTTTCAGAACTAACATCAATACCAATAAACAATTTCATGGATAGGACCTCCTTTCTATGAATTTGGAACGGCTTGGATACTGAAACCTATCCCTAGTTACCAACAGGGTGGCAACAACCTCGCTTATGAGTATTCAATACTTGCCAATCATAAGCTGCTCCG includes:
- a CDS encoding IS110 family transposase translates to MKLFIGIDVSSEKLDICFLDSEDQILLEISLPNNIIGASKIKEHIIRFTEHIQYKRIIVGMEATSVYSFHPSAFLAEDAELKSLGIEVVVMNPKTIHRFKGLFEEDKTDKIDAYRIADFLRFDRFNISLIKEEQYMALQRLTRSRYQLIGQLTEMKQHFLENLYYKCNTLTKEIDTSVFGSTMMDLLTDSMSLEDIANMSLEDLATVLQQKGRGRFSNPQKLAKSLSKAIRDSYRLGKVMKNSVDVVLASYAMMIKTIKKQIKELDKAIQALFEVLPESKSLLSIPGIGPVYAAGIIAEIGQIERFENEAKIAKYAGLYWKRKQSGNFEAERTTMTKTGNHYLRYYLIEAANSVMRNEPVYREYYLKKYHEVPKHQHKRALVLTARKLVRMVDVLLRNHQLYAPERSV